From the Panthera leo isolate Ple1 chromosome C1, P.leo_Ple1_pat1.1, whole genome shotgun sequence genome, one window contains:
- the INHBB gene encoding inhibin beta B chain, whose product MDGLPGRALGAACLLLLAAGWLGPEAWGSPTPPPSPAAPPPPPPPGAPGGSQDTCTSCGGFRRPEELGRVDGDFLEAVKRHILSRLQMRGRPNITHAVPKAAMVTALRKLHAGKVREDGRVEIPHLDGHASPGADGQERVSEIISFAETDGLASSRVRLYFFISNEGNQNLFVVQASLWLYLKLLPYVLEKGSRRKVRVKVYFQEQGHGDRWNVVEKKVDLKRSGWHTFPLTEAIQSLFERGERRLNLDVQCDGCQELAVVPVFVDPGEESHRPFVVVQARLGDSRHRIRKRGLECDGRTNLCCRQQFFIDFRLIGWNDWIIAPTGYYGNYCEGSCPAYLAGVPGSASSFHTAVVNQYRMRGLNPGTVNSCCIPTKLSTMSMLYFDDEYNIVKRDVPNMIVEECGCA is encoded by the exons ATGGACGGGCTGCCCGGTCGGGCGCTGGGGGCCGCCTGCCTCTTGCTGCTGGCGGCCGGCTGGTTGGGGCCCGAGGCCTGGGGCTCGCCCACGCCCCCGCCTTcgcccgccgcgccgccgccgcccccgccgcccggaGCCCCCGGCGGCTCGCAGGACACCTGCACGTCGTGCGGCGGCTTCCGGCGGCCAGAGGAGCTGGGCCGGGTGGACGGCGACTTCCTGGAGGCGGTGAAGCGACACATCTTGAGCCGCCTGCAGATGCGGGGCCGACCCAACATCACGCACGCCGTGCCCAAGGCCGCCATGGTCACGGCCCTGCGCAAGCTGCACGCGGGCAAGGTGCGCGAAGACGGCCGCGTGGAGATCCCGCACCTCGACGGCCACGCCAGCCCGGGCGCCGACGGCCAGGAGCGCGTCTCTGAGATCATCAGCTTCGCCGAGACAG ATGGCCTTGCCTCCTCCCGGGTCCGCCTGTACTTCTTCATCTCCAACGAAGGCAACCAGAACCTGTTTGTGGTGCAGGCCAGCCTGTGGCTTTACCTGAAGCTCCTGCCCTACGTCCTGGAGAAGGGCAGTCGGAGGAAGGTGCGGGTCAAGGTGTACTTCCAGGAGCAGGGTCACGGCGACCGGTGGAACGTGGTGGAGAAGAAGGTGGACCTCAAGCGCAGCGGCTGGCACACCTTCCCGCTCACCGAGGCCATCCAGTCGTTGTTCGAGCGGGGCGAGCGCCGGCTCAACCTGGACGTGCAGTGTGACGGCTGCCAGGAGCTGGCCGTGGTGCCGGTGTTCGTGGACCCCGGTGAGGAGTCGCACCGGCCCTTTGTGGTGGTGCAGGCGCGGCTGGGTGACAGCAGGCACCGCATCCGCAAGCGGGGCCTGGAGTGCGATGGCCGGACCAACCTCTGTTGCAGGCAACAGTTCTTCATCGACTTCCGCCTCATCGGCTGGAACGACTGGATCATCGCGCCCACCGGCTACTACGGGAACTACTGTGAGGGCAGCTGCCCGGCCTACCTGGCAGGGGTCCCCGGCTCCGCCTCCTCCTTCCACACGGCCGTGGTGAACCAGTACCgcatgcggggcctgaaccccgGCACGGTGAACTCCTGCTGtatccccaccaagctgagcacCATGTCCATGCTCTACTTCGACGACGAGTACAACATCGTCAAGCGGGACGTGCCCAACATGATTGTGGAGGAGTGTGGCTGCGCCTGA